The proteins below come from a single Bacteroidota bacterium genomic window:
- a CDS encoding sigma-54-dependent Fis family transcriptional regulator, whose product MKTHWHIMVVDDEEVMRESLAAWLREDGYCVDTAVSGSEAIASARKQEYAIYFIDLKMPGGIDGIETMMEIRKIHYEASIIIVTAYATVDTAITAMKEGAQEYIVKPCNPEEISLLVGRIIKVKNLQRENTILRKKLTRQYSFHDIISKSPKMMAIFELVKDVASLRSTVLIQGESGTGKELIARAIHFSGDRAREPFIGVSCAALAETLLESELFGHEKGSFTGATSQRRGKFEMADGGTIFLDEIGDISTKLQMDLLRVLQERKFYRVGGMEEIEVDVRVIAATNNDLDQAVRDGRFRDDLFYRLNVINIHIPPLRERREDIPLLAHHFVERISHELGKDIRDIGEGGLKILMNQDWPGNVRELENAIERAIVTCKARMLTEEDFAFLNNNGNHNPEKKNWSVPMNMTLEEAESRIIGATLHRTHGNIKEAALILGIDRSTLYDKIKRYKLPRE is encoded by the coding sequence ATGAAAACTCATTGGCATATAATGGTTGTAGATGATGAAGAAGTGATGCGTGAATCCCTTGCAGCGTGGTTGCGCGAAGACGGCTACTGCGTTGATACCGCGGTATCGGGCAGTGAGGCGATAGCGTCGGCACGCAAACAAGAGTACGCTATTTACTTCATTGACTTGAAAATGCCCGGCGGTATTGACGGTATAGAGACGATGATGGAGATACGCAAGATTCACTATGAAGCATCCATCATCATCGTTACCGCGTACGCCACGGTTGACACGGCAATCACAGCAATGAAGGAGGGGGCTCAGGAATACATCGTGAAGCCCTGCAACCCTGAGGAGATTTCGTTGCTCGTCGGACGCATTATCAAAGTGAAAAACTTGCAGCGCGAGAACACGATTCTCCGAAAGAAACTCACACGACAATACAGTTTTCATGACATCATCAGCAAAAGCCCGAAGATGATGGCTATTTTTGAACTGGTGAAAGATGTTGCGAGCCTCCGCAGCACCGTTCTGATACAGGGCGAAAGCGGAACAGGAAAGGAGTTGATCGCGCGGGCGATTCACTTTTCGGGTGATCGCGCCCGGGAACCGTTTATCGGTGTTTCTTGCGCCGCGCTTGCCGAAACGCTGCTTGAATCCGAACTGTTCGGACATGAGAAAGGCTCATTTACCGGAGCAACGTCGCAGCGAAGGGGAAAGTTCGAAATGGCGGATGGAGGAACGATTTTTCTTGACGAAATCGGCGACATCTCCACAAAGCTGCAGATGGATTTGCTGCGTGTTCTGCAGGAGCGGAAGTTCTACCGTGTAGGCGGCATGGAGGAGATCGAAGTGGACGTTCGCGTCATTGCAGCAACGAACAACGATCTCGATCAGGCTGTTCGTGATGGACGATTTCGTGATGACTTGTTCTACAGGCTCAATGTCATCAACATTCATATTCCGCCGCTGCGTGAACGGCGTGAAGATATTCCGTTGCTTGCGCATCATTTTGTTGAACGGATTTCCCACGAACTGGGAAAGGACATACGCGACATTGGTGAAGGCGGCTTGAAAATTCTGATGAACCAGGATTGGCCCGGCAATGTGCGTGAGTTGGAGAACGCCATTGAGCGGGCGATAGTTACCTGCAAGGCACGGATGCTAACAGAAGAAGATTTTGCATTTCTCAACAACAACGGTAATCACAATCCCGAAAAGAAGAACTGGTCTGTTCCGATGAACATGACTCTGGAAGAGGCTGAGAGCCGGATTATTGGAGCCACATTGCATCGGACGCATGGCAACATCAAGGAAGCGGCTTTGATCCTCGGTATTGACCGCTCAACATTGTATGATAAGATCAAGAGGTACAAACTGCCGAGGGAATAA
- a CDS encoding archaemetzincin family Zn-dependent metalloprotease: protein MKAISIVALGEVDEESLSAIEAGLWQAFGFDVRRADARPEPAGAYDAQRGQYSSVLILRDLLGYVSQGDVRLVGVTEKDLFIPMLSFVFGQAQLNGVAAVISLARLRQEFYGLPPSRPVLISRSVKEAIHEVGHTFGLTHCADSTCPMSLSNNVRQVDVKGEDLCRNCSIIFEENTNHIRSRIKPGAEVRK from the coding sequence ATGAAAGCGATTTCCATAGTCGCGCTGGGCGAGGTTGATGAAGAATCACTCTCCGCCATCGAAGCGGGCTTGTGGCAAGCGTTCGGGTTCGATGTGCGACGAGCGGACGCCAGGCCGGAGCCTGCAGGTGCATACGATGCGCAACGCGGGCAGTACAGTTCTGTTCTCATTTTGCGGGACTTGCTCGGTTACGTGTCGCAGGGGGACGTACGATTGGTCGGGGTTACAGAAAAGGATCTGTTCATTCCCATGTTGAGTTTTGTGTTCGGGCAGGCACAACTGAACGGAGTGGCAGCGGTAATTTCGCTTGCACGACTTCGTCAGGAGTTCTACGGATTGCCGCCAAGTCGACCTGTGTTGATTTCGCGTTCCGTCAAGGAAGCCATACACGAAGTCGGACACACGTTCGGGCTGACACATTGTGCGGATTCAACCTGCCCGATGTCCCTCTCCAACAACGTCCGGCAGGTGGATGTGAAAGGGGAGGATTTATGCAGGAATTGTTCAATCATATTCGAAGAAAACACTAACCATATTCGCTCACGGATTAAACCGGGTGCAGAGGTGAGGAAATGA
- a CDS encoding HAMP domain-containing protein encodes MRFFPRKLWLQLILPLMILVMLTGIIAAFVHMKTQEAQLLDAMITGADQLSGSIVSATWHAMLADQRESAYEIMETIATKQGINRIRIFNKEGRVMFSTAANDTGQVDKDAEACSMCHSSMQPLVKVDVPSRARVFRAPDGGRKLGIVTPIYNEPSCSNADCHAHPVETNVLGVVDVSLNLSTVDEEVGEVRTRVLMISIGLALLLSIVIIVFTHRYVDVPIRKLIDGTRAVSEMELDIPVEINSSEELGELASSFDTMRLRLKEAMNELNEFTQSLETKVEERTEQLNVAHKKLMQSDRLASLGQLSASVAHEINNPLSGVLNLSMLMQRIIKEDGIPPHRLEEFRKYLAQVIQETGRVGRIVQDLLAFSRRSKPQQRSNVNLNSIITTTVNLISHKLKLMGVEIELTLDGKLPTLQCDSSQMQQVLINLIMNAAEASQGKEKGKVTVSTRMHEPSGEIILEVHDNGDGISPENLKKIFTPFFTTKGEGKGVGLGLAVVYGIVQAHDGDIEVQSSVGEGTTFTVILPVEPGENAEQTTRAAPV; translated from the coding sequence ATGAGATTTTTTCCACGGAAGCTCTGGCTGCAACTGATACTCCCGCTTATGATTCTCGTCATGCTAACGGGCATCATCGCAGCCTTTGTCCACATGAAAACCCAGGAAGCACAACTGCTCGATGCCATGATTACCGGCGCCGATCAACTCTCGGGGAGCATTGTAAGCGCTACATGGCATGCAATGCTGGCCGACCAACGGGAGTCGGCATATGAAATCATGGAAACGATTGCCACCAAGCAGGGGATTAACCGGATCCGCATTTTCAACAAAGAGGGTCGGGTGATGTTCTCGACCGCAGCGAACGATACCGGGCAAGTGGACAAGGATGCGGAGGCGTGTTCCATGTGTCACTCATCGATGCAGCCGCTTGTGAAGGTGGATGTCCCGTCGCGTGCCCGTGTATTTCGGGCACCCGATGGAGGCAGAAAGCTCGGCATTGTGACGCCGATTTATAACGAGCCTTCGTGCAGCAATGCGGATTGTCATGCCCACCCTGTGGAGACGAATGTACTGGGAGTTGTTGACGTCTCGCTCAATCTCAGCACTGTTGATGAAGAAGTGGGCGAGGTTCGGACACGCGTATTGATGATTTCAATAGGCCTTGCTCTTCTTCTCTCCATTGTCATTATCGTATTCACGCACCGTTACGTTGATGTGCCCATCCGCAAGCTTATTGACGGTACGCGTGCCGTGAGCGAAATGGAACTTGATATACCTGTCGAGATCAACTCGAGCGAAGAATTGGGTGAGCTTGCCAGCTCGTTCGATACGATGCGCCTTCGGCTGAAGGAGGCAATGAACGAGCTCAATGAATTCACGCAGAGCCTGGAAACCAAGGTCGAAGAGCGGACGGAACAACTCAATGTCGCCCATAAGAAACTCATGCAAAGCGACCGGCTGGCCTCGCTTGGCCAGCTTTCAGCAAGTGTTGCGCATGAAATCAACAATCCGCTGTCGGGAGTTCTCAATCTCTCTATGCTCATGCAACGGATTATCAAGGAGGACGGTATCCCGCCTCACCGGCTTGAGGAATTCAGGAAGTACCTGGCACAAGTGATCCAGGAAACGGGACGAGTAGGGAGGATTGTTCAGGACTTGTTGGCGTTTTCACGGCGGTCGAAACCCCAGCAACGTTCGAATGTGAATCTGAATTCCATCATCACGACAACGGTCAACCTTATTTCCCACAAACTCAAATTGATGGGCGTTGAGATTGAGTTGACGCTTGACGGGAAACTTCCAACCCTTCAGTGTGATTCTTCACAGATGCAGCAAGTGCTGATCAATCTCATTATGAATGCTGCCGAAGCGTCGCAGGGAAAGGAAAAGGGCAAAGTCACCGTTTCGACCCGGATGCACGAGCCGTCGGGCGAGATTATTCTGGAAGTGCACGACAACGGGGACGGTATTTCTCCCGAGAATCTAAAGAAGATCTTTACGCCGTTCTTCACAACGAAGGGCGAAGGGAAAGGCGTGGGCCTCGGGCTTGCCGTTGTGTACGGTATTGTACAGGCACACGACGGCGATATTGAAGTACAGAGTTCAGTTGGCGAAGGGACGACTTTCACCGTGATACTGCCGGTGGAACCCGGAGAGAACGCCGAGCAGACCACTCGTGCCGCCCCGGTATGA
- the hrcA gene encoding heat-inducible transcription repressor HrcA — MASILSERERTVLRYVVHDFIETAVPIGSRYISKRHEDELGLSAATIRNVMSDLEYLGYINHPHTSAGRVPTDMGYRLYLDSLMKQESVSESNMRTIRENLNSAEEEEEVFRQSSRLLSKISQQLCVVTSPYLRRGIFEKLELVQLSTTRLMVIISLQMGLVRTMMMEVASEIPREKLDDLARFLNERLSGLTLDQIRETFADRVKDVQDENSGLVRLFIESVDKLFVPNKTEKLHIAGTESIVEQPEFENPKNFRGVIELISNEEIIIHVLEKSSVPEGTRVKIGRENEDEKLKEYSVITSTYSLGGITGSIGVIGPKRMDYARTIPLVDYVARAISEMFSNTYKS, encoded by the coding sequence ATGGCGAGTATTTTGAGCGAGCGCGAGCGGACTGTTCTTCGCTACGTTGTGCACGATTTCATTGAAACGGCAGTACCAATCGGCTCGCGGTACATATCGAAAAGGCATGAAGACGAGTTGGGCCTGAGCGCCGCAACCATCCGGAACGTCATGTCCGACCTCGAGTATTTAGGGTACATTAATCATCCGCACACATCGGCCGGCAGGGTGCCAACCGATATGGGCTACCGCCTCTACCTCGATTCGCTGATGAAGCAGGAATCGGTTTCCGAATCAAACATGAGAACCATCCGGGAGAACCTCAATTCTGCCGAAGAGGAAGAGGAGGTGTTCAGGCAATCGTCGAGACTGTTGAGCAAAATCTCGCAGCAATTGTGCGTAGTTACTTCGCCTTATTTGCGTCGTGGAATCTTCGAGAAGTTGGAACTTGTTCAACTCAGCACTACACGGCTCATGGTGATTATTTCGCTGCAGATGGGGCTCGTACGGACCATGATGATGGAAGTCGCAAGCGAGATTCCGCGGGAGAAGCTGGACGATCTGGCGCGGTTTCTCAACGAACGTCTCTCAGGGCTGACTCTCGACCAGATACGGGAAACCTTTGCCGACCGCGTAAAAGACGTTCAGGATGAAAACAGCGGGCTTGTCAGGCTGTTTATTGAATCCGTTGATAAACTCTTTGTTCCGAACAAAACCGAAAAGCTGCATATCGCCGGAACAGAATCAATTGTTGAACAGCCGGAATTCGAGAACCCCAAGAATTTTCGGGGGGTGATCGAACTGATAAGCAACGAAGAAATTATCATTCACGTACTTGAAAAAAGCTCCGTTCCCGAAGGAACACGTGTGAAGATCGGGCGGGAGAATGAAGACGAAAAGTTAAAAGAGTACAGCGTTATTACATCCACGTACTCCCTCGGTGGCATCACTGGCTCCATAGGCGTCATCGGGCCAAAACGAATGGATTATGCCCGCACAATTCCGCTCGTTGATTATGTAGCACGGGCAATCTCAGAAATGTTTTCCAACACATACAAATCATAA
- a CDS encoding nucleotide exchange factor GrpE, producing the protein MAEDLTHDENIEHTSPETDPGNGVPTEGTPHPSELDQLKLKIEELQAQVDSFKDQLLRKAAEFENYKRRTEADSINLIKNANEGLIVSLLPILNDFMRSLKAGAENRDYDAFYKGVELIHNKFSKILELQGLVPFDSVGKPFDVEYHDALLQMPKEGVPPHTVIEEVERGYKLNERVLRHAKVIVSAPSQVEESAANNEEVKA; encoded by the coding sequence ATGGCTGAAGATCTCACACACGACGAGAACATAGAACATACATCACCAGAAACAGACCCCGGAAACGGGGTTCCAACGGAGGGTACTCCCCACCCCTCCGAACTCGACCAATTGAAGCTGAAAATAGAGGAATTGCAGGCACAGGTCGATTCGTTCAAAGATCAGTTGCTCCGCAAGGCAGCTGAGTTCGAGAACTACAAGCGGCGCACGGAAGCCGACTCCATCAATCTCATCAAGAATGCAAACGAAGGCCTCATCGTTTCCCTTCTCCCGATTTTGAATGATTTTATGAGATCGCTGAAGGCGGGGGCAGAAAACAGGGATTATGACGCGTTCTACAAAGGCGTCGAACTCATCCATAACAAATTCTCCAAAATTCTTGAATTGCAGGGGCTTGTGCCGTTCGATTCGGTCGGAAAGCCATTCGATGTTGAATATCATGATGCCCTTTTGCAGATGCCCAAAGAGGGGGTTCCGCCCCACACAGTAATTGAAGAAGTGGAACGGGGCTACAAGCTCAACGAAAGAGTACTGCGGCACGCAAAGGTAATAGTCTCGGCACCTTCACAGGTGGAAGAATCGGCTGCGAACAATGAGGAAGTGAAGGCGTAA